Genomic segment of Tachyglossus aculeatus isolate mTacAcu1 unplaced genomic scaffold, mTacAcu1.pri scaffold_143_arrow_ctg1, whole genome shotgun sequence:
TCACTAACTTACCTTGTCCCTATCCCAGTTTCCATGGCCTGGTACATCCCCCAGCCCCTTGCTATACAAGGCTTTTGGGTTGGGGCTCCGTGCAGAAACCAGCCCTGGCTTggttgtccactagtggacagtGGAGTGTTCAGCTGGCTCTACCTTCAACAACTTTGTGGGGATGCCTATCTAATGTCCAACAGAGGCCCCAGTGTCCCTGACGCCATAGGAGGATGGAAGGATTGGATGTTGTAAGCCTTAGgggatagtaatataataataatgataataataataatggcatttattaagcacttactatgtgcaaaggactgttctatgcgccggagaggttacaaggtgattgggttgtcccacggggggatcacagttccagcccccattttacagatgaggtaactgaggcacagagaagttaagtgacttgcccaaagtcacacagctgacaattggtggagcagggatttgaacccatgacctctgactccaaagcccatgctcttttccactgagccaggctgcttctctatgtgtgtgcTGTGGGCAATGTCAGGCAAAAATGAATTCCTGAGGTTCACCTGGGGGTTTCCCTTGACctgcgttgcttagtggaaagagcaggggcttgggattcagaagtagtgagttctaatcccggctccaccactcctcagctgtttgaatctgggcaagtcacttcatttctctgtgcctcagctatctcacctgtaaaatggggatttattattattattattattattattattattattattaattattataataataattgttgttattattattgtatttgttaagcgcttaactatgtgccagggactgtgctaagtgctggagtggatgtaaacaaatcggggtggacatagtccctgtcccatgtggtgctcacagtctcaatccccattttacagatgaggtaactgaggcccagagaagtgaagtgacttgcccaaggtcacacagcaaacaattatgaaccccatgaggaaaacctgattaccttgtgtcgaccccagcacttagaacagggtttggcacatagtagatgcttctcaaataccatcatcatcatctgttttgCCATATCAGAATAGCATCAGCCACTATGGCTTCCAGTGCTCATAGGACACAGCCTACCCCCAAATGTCCCTCTGGCCAATGACAGGTAGAGAAGGCCACTAAGGGTTGAGACCCCTCTACCAGCATGATGATTCTCCTATAGCTGAAGGCGCCCACGCAAGCCACAGTTAAGTCTGGACTTCACACATTGTTTGTCCCCCATTTGTCCATTTCCAAAACTTTTAGCCTTCATTTGGTATCCTCCACATGGGCTTGGGTGAGTAACTTGAGAACTGTGCAAGAGCCATCAAATTAGGGCTAACcagtccattccccctgcctctatAACCTTGCCAATCAAAGTCAATGGCTTCCCCTTCTAATAACCAATACTTTGTATATCAGTTATGGGATCCTCAATTAACAACAGGGTAAAGGCCAGATTGGGTTTTGAATGAAAAATTCTCACAGACACTTTACAGGATGCTGCACcttttcctcactcctggctTGTTGCAACCACTGCCCAGCAGACAGAAGGGCCTTTGGTGGGCCTTCACCAATACGAGGCAAGTAGACATGGAATATACTAGGCATGCAGTAAGCTGAGATGGTGCTACATGAGCACTTTGCCCAAGTACATAGAGCTCACTCCAACTAAAAGATTGATCTGGAGGACAGGTCCAGATAAAGATCCCCATGCTTACAGGGGTATTCAATTTGGGGGCTCCCACAGCGCCTGTGACATCATTATACAACGCTGCACTTAccaagcctctcctcctcctctatcatgaatccagagtcagagttctcccctccctccttctgcccttgctcccttttatctctgtcaggctcctgcccttcccaggaAATGGTTGGTGATTGTCCAGACATCAGGTCTAGAGAATGGGTGGGGGTGTCCAGGCCTCAGAGCCATGGAACAGGTTGGGCATCAGAAAGCAGCCAAATCTAatttgcttcccctttctcctcagtcAGCTGAGAGTCACTTTCTTACCCCTAAAGGGAGAGACTTTCTCTCACCTTCCTGCCCCGCTGGCCCATGGAGTGAAATGAAGCTTGCTCCTTCCATACATCTGATTAGGCCTCATATATAACGAGGAAACTGGGGCCAAGTAGCATTTTGTCACTGCTGTCTGGCTGGAAGGTCTGCAAGGGAAAAAGGAGACGGGAGGACCCTGCttagcagaggggaaaggggaaagcttGAGCACCATCTGTCCCTGGTGAACTTCACTTTGACCTAAACTCAGCTCTGTATCTTTGACTCTCTCACTAAACATGTTTTCCCTGTGATAGGgcatctccttaccatcagctttaaagcactcaatcaccttgtctcctcctacctcaccttgctactcttctactacagttcaacctacacactttgctcttgcaatgccaactttctcactgtacctttatcttgtctctctccccgccagcctcttgcccactccgcaacatttccaagatccgccctttcctctccatccataccgctaccctgctcattcaagctctcatcctttcccgtctggactactgcatcatctctgatctcccatcctcgtgtctctccccacttcaatccacacttcatgctgctgcccggattatctttgtccagaaacgctctgggcatattactcccctcctcagaaatctccagtggctaccaatcaatctgcacatcaggcagaaactcctcaccctgggcttcaaggctctccatcacctcgccccctcctacctcacctcccttctctccttctacagcccaccccgcaccctcggctcctctgctgctaatctcctcaccgtacctcgttctcgcctgtcccgccgtcgacccccggcccacatcatcccccgtgcctggaatgccctccctctgcccatccgccaagctagctctcttcctcccttcaaggccctactgagagctcacctcctccaggaggccttcccagactgagccccttccttcctctccccctcctccccctctccatcccccccatcttacctccttcccttccccacagcacctgtatatatgtttgtacatatttattactctatttatttttttatttattctatttgtacatatctattctatttattttattttgttagtatgtttggttttgttctctgtctcccccttttagactgtgagcccactgctgggtagggactgtctctatatgttgccaacttgtacttcccaagcgcttagtacagtgctctgcacacagtaagcgctcaataaatacgattgatgatgatgctcctgtctctggtttggaatgccctccctgttcatatctgacagacaaagactctccccaccttcaaagtcttattgacggcatttctcctccaagaggccttccctgatgaagcattccttacctcttcccactcctttctgtgctgccttgacttgctccctttattcatcccccatccaagccccactgcacttatgtacatatctgtaattttagttttTATATTAGAGTTTAAcctctagagtttaagctccttctgggcagggaatgtgtctgttatattgttgtgctgtactcttatcacgcacatagtacagtgctctgcacacactaagcactcaaatacgatcgactggctgaatgactaactctaagttggccatggagcagagacagaagagaaagaattagtgggagagtgagtcagaaagagagagggtgaggcagaggaagagagagagaaagaaagggaaagaaagagagaaagagagagagaaagagcgaatGAGCATGTGAATATAAGAATGAAATAAGGAAACTCTGGAGGTGATCTGCAGGAGCACAAGTCAATGCCTGCTCCTGCTTACCACCCATACAATCTGAAGACAAACATGTGCTCCCTGGAACTCTCCATGATGCCCTCCAGCAGATTTCACCCGGACCAGTttaggaggggaggtagagtggtTCACAACAACCATATCTGACCTGTTAGCTCTGGAAGGCATCCAGACTCCTCTCACAGCATGCCCATCTTAACAGGTGGGCTGGCAGTGGCAGGAGAGTCAGAATCATGCCAGGACAAGATCGATTGCCACGTAGTACCTAGGCTCCAGGCATGGCCTCTCCCTATGCCCCCTCATCTGCCAACCTTATCTTCGCAGACTAGAGAATTGCAGAAGAAACCAAAGATGGCTGCAGCAGGTAGTGTATGAGGGAATGTAGGTGTCCAAGGTGGGGAGGTGATGTAGGGCAATGAGGACTCCTGGTTagcttcatctcctcctcatcccctctactATTGTGCATGTGTCAAAGTCATCTTGAGAAGGTCCTGTTTGGATGCCAGCTTAGTAGTGTCCTAAGCAGTAGCCAGGTTGGTATGATTAAGATTACTACCTGTAGAGGGAATGGCTCAAGTTGCATATCTCTGGGAGGTGATTTTGAGCTGTCTACCTCTCACTCCTTTATGCCACTTATTCTAGGACTGCAGCTCCCAAAGTACCTCCAATAATCTGCCCAGCTAGGGACCCTTGAGTTGGTAACTGTTGGCAGAAAGtgttgggaaaggagggagaattccTTTAATTTTCAGTATCTGACTCGCTCTGCCTTGATTGCTGCCACATCTCAGAAATTGTGCCTATGTTCAGAGGGACCAGGAAGATAAATGTGACAGCTCTTAGGAAAAGCAGAGTGATCAGGGTCTCCCTAGAGAAACACTTTACTTTCCAGCTGGTTCCAGCAAAATACTCTGTGAAATGTCATTACATTACACTGGGTGAACAGCCTAACACATGTAAAGCATTGCATCTGATTgtcctgttctaatcccagtctttaTGACTACATAAATGTTTCCGTGCAGCTTTTGATGAGAGATGTAATCACCATCTCAAACTGGATACAGGCAACGGGACATCAGGATTTCTTGGTGCTCTTCCATTGTTCTGaccagaaaaggggaaggaagattctCATTATGACTCCCCACAGATGGATCCCCTTtcaccatcagaagcatcatctttaaaCCAAAGAAAAACTCCACGGGAAAGAGACCCTTTTGGAAGGGTATGAGGTTGGTCCAGGCCCTAGGAATGGGACTAGAAGAGTGCAAGGTCCATCTAGGGCAAGGTCCAGGTACAGCCTCCAGGCCAGCCCGAAGTGTTGAACTCTGTCCTCATCGACCCATCCTTTCCCTGGTCACCTTGATTTCTGTATTAGCCTCCCtgttgacctccctaccttcagtctctccccaccacaGTCCATAATAGTtcgctctgcttcccggattacttttctacaacattcagtccatgtttgcccactcGTCAAGAACATTCAGTGAATGCCCTCCcatcttcgcatcaaacagaaacgcctccccattggctttaaagcactcagtcacttgccccctcctacctcaccttgctactctcctactacaattcagcctgcacactttgctcctcaacctactcactgtacctcgatttcctccATCTTGCTgcaaacctctcacccacatcctgcctccggcatggaatgccctcccttttcatatctgacagacaactactctctctaccttcaaagccttattgaagatacatctcctacaagaggccttccttgaccttctttttctcctcccctactctcttctgcatcacaacaTCGGCAAAGTGGCCacattcattttctttccacaCTTGGTCCAAATCTGGGAACATTTATGCCGAAAGCCTGCTGTCCCTTTATCACAGGAGATGGGTGCAAGATCAATAGCTGCCCACTCTCCACAGCAGTACCTACGTCTGCTCAGAACTTCCCTCATATGCAGGTCATAGCCTCCCCGACTCCCCCCTCACCAGCCAGAGGCATCCTCTGAATGATTATTTGTAATTCAATCATGCAAAGCAGCTCAATTCTGATCGTTGTGCTATAGCAGCAGCCAAGTTCAGGTTTAAGGAGTATTTTCAGAGCCAGATTAATGGCTCATGGTTGCTTTATGAGGACCTAACTAGCCTTCAGCTGGTTTAGAGTACACAATTGACTAGCTGTGGCAGCAAATCaggagcccagagcccagagtATACTGTAGTCTGGAAGGAACCATACTCTGCAAGCCCGCGGGAAAAGAACATTATTTTCTAGGTGcaggggggtggaaggggagtgTGCTAGCATGCAATACAGGGAGGAAAACAGGACAAGGAGGACTTGCCAGAGGGCTGGCAagattggaagaaaaaaaatgatcacaGGATATTTTTTCAAAGAGTTTATTGAAGCAGTAACAGTTTGGTCAGACACTGGCTTGAAAGAGGCAGTTTCATGATTCTGAAAAACACTTTACAAAAGTACTGCAGCACAAGATTCCCTCTGTAAACTAGGCTTTGCCATAAACTTCCCTAGAGTTATGTGTTCATAAGACTTCAAACCTATTCTTTCTACCTATCCAGGATGTTCTTGCGCTCTTGAAAAACTGCAGAAGGCACTTGAAAGGTGTTTTAGGACTTGGTCAAATTCTTTTGCTTGCTGGTAAGGTGTTGCTGCACTGGGCATCGGTGCAGGTTTTCACTATAAATCATCATGGTGTTGGGATGTTTCGTTGATGACCTGTGAACAACAAGTTGAGGAGAAGGACCACGTAATGTGTGAACAACTGTCTGATGGCAGAGGTATGAGATTTAGAAACCTAATCAGATAACTCATGCATGTTAACCTGGTGCTACCTGCAGAACCTCATTTTCCTTTGGAGAATCTTGGTTTCTCCATTCTGAAAGCTTTATTTCCCAGAATGATGGGTGCAGGGTTGAGGGACAGTCAGAGTCTTACATGCAGGCATGAGCTGCTGCCCCCAAGACATTGAAAATGACAGTGGTTCCAAGAAGCCCTTCAGGCAGTAGGATCCGACAAACGCTAATTCACATTTCAGAAGCATATTCAGTGCAGGAGAGGCCAAAAGGCATCTGGAATCCAGCCCGAAGCTAAAGGCTAACCACGGGAGCCAACTCACGAACACCCAACAATGCTGTGGTCTTCCTACCTCCTAGGGAAGGTGTTGGGATGACTCCCAATTACCTTTAGCTGTCTGGGCATAGATTAATTGGGACTTCATGTTGCGGGGACACTGAGGTGCAAAGGCTGGCTGCCCATATAGGGCACTGGCCCTGTAGAGTGGGGCTCAGTAGGATATATCCTGGGGGCCCAGCAGTGAGGTAAAAGGAATTGTCTTTAGGGTCAGGCCAGAGTCAACTGGCTGAACTTACAGAGAGTCAaaatgtttgtatgtgtgtgggtagtggggacagggagaagagatgggccAGGGTAAGGAAGATGTCCCTCTGAGCTTCTATGCCCTTCCCAGCTAGCCCTGGGAATGGATCTGATGAGagtcctttcccatcacccctgGCTGGGTGTGGGGCATATTGACAGTGGCACATAGgtctttcatttctttctgcagacccctcctcttcccccctactCCAGCCCCTTGATTTAAGAAATTCACATACCTGTCCATCCCTAGTTTCAACAGTCTTGATAAGGAGTGTTCTCTTGGGATGGGTGTCCACCAGAGGGTGGGAGTCAATGTTGGTTTCTGAAAGATGAGAATAACAATTTGTCAAAATGAGAGTTTAATGGTCCCTGCATATCACCCAAGAGTTCTCTACAAAGGATTAAGAGTCTTGTGTTTATTCCTGTTGAGAATTTCTCTCTTTCACCAGGCACCATCTCAGTGCCTTGGGAGGTTTAAAGAGTTGCCAATATTGGTTTCCTGATCAGCAATCCATGGACACAGGCTGTGTGAACTACTGATTACAAAAGTGAATAGCTattcataaaatagggatttgggGGCAGCAATAAAAAAGTTTATAAAAAAGTTTAATCAACTTTGTTGCCCACAAAAATGAACAGTTACGAGCCTAGGGGTAGTCAATGATCAAGTCAATGAGAACATTGGTATTTAGCAGTATAAACTATTCAGGAGTTGTGGGGTAGATTTAGTCAGGGTACATCTTGATTCTGACTAGTTCCTTTTGTCCTAATCAATCATGTGACCGCCTACTTAGGTGAAAAAAGCCTAAATTTCAGGGGGGCCACattctattattatcatgttatttgttaagtgcttactatgtgtcaggcaatgtattaagaactgggaggatagaagcaagttgagttgtcccttgtggggcccacagtctctatccccatgttACACATGAGATAATAAAGGCACaaggaaaagaagtgacttgtccaaggtcacacagccgataagtggcagagctgggattagaacccatggcctcctgactctcaggtccatggcctatgcactacaccatgtgGGCTACAGTCACCCCACGCACGGTGTGACCGCCACTCCTGCTTTAGTAGCAACTGGGTGAGTGATGAGATTTCTCTAGTTTGACCCAGTAGAGGAATAATCACCTTGCCTGCCGGATTTGATGGAGGGTTGATtgttgcagtttggatgaaagaGACGAACTCACCCTCTCTCTGCCACCCCTACCCCCACTGCTGGGGCTTCCCCTAAATCCACTGCAGCTTCAACTGGAGACAACCCCCCATTATTCCAAGGGAGTTCCAGCTTCCCCAAACACAGGTCCCGGCACTAGGGAGTGTCAAGGGCTTTTTCTGGTCAGAAGGAAACTTCTGTGCTTCCCATAAGGAAGCTACCAAGCCCTGGAAATGAAATGGCAGTGCTCACCTCTTAGGTTCAAGGAAGAAAAGCTTGGAACCAGCGGGGCAATCCTGTAAAAAGACGGATCACATTAAGTTGTTACCAGGCAACCTTAAGGATAGATGACCACCACCCAggttcccactcctctcccctacttacctgctctcctccccttccagtaATTTGCGGTAGGTGGCTATCTCAATATCCAGTACCATCTTGACATTCAGCAGGTCCTGGTATTCATGCAGGTGGCAAGCCATCTCTTCCTTCATGCTCTGGATTTCATCCCGAAGGCGGCCAATAGTGTCTTGGTAGTTAGCAGCTTCAACAGAAAAGTTCTCCTCCATCTCATGCATCTGGCGCTCCAGAGATTCGCTCTGCAAGAGAAGAGTAGGAGCTTGGCTACGACCTCATCAAAGACCTGGTGCCCCGAGCGATGCTGCCCAACCCAGTCTGGCCCCATTCTGTGGtccagggagaagcagaggtTTCTCAGCATGAACATGGTGCCAGATAAtaggaataatggcatttattaagcacctactatgtgcaaagcactgttctaagcgctgtggaggttacaaggtgatcaggttgtcccacggggagttcgcagtcttaatccccattttacagatgaggtaactgaggcacaagaagttaagtgacttggccaaagttacacagctgacagttggcgaagctgggatttgaacccatgacctttgactccaaagcccacgctctttccactgagacacgctgcttctctaaagtgtatGTCCAGACGCTTGCAGAAGCATTCTTAAGCCACCTGCCAATTGACTATTCCAAGTAATCGTGGACAGAAGAATGAACCATTGTGTTCCATGCTGAGAGTCAGTCAAGCAGAAATAATCAAAGATACGGGGCCCAGAGGTGTGGTTCAGGAATTACCTGGTCTTTCATGCTATCCTAACACTTGGTTAAAAACCTAAATTTCTTTTGTTTCAAATTTGGCTTTCATCACTAGTTTTGATTGCCGATTCCTTCTACATTGGTTAGAAACACATTTGGGATTATGGGAATATATGGTCATGGGTCAAATGGTTTAAATAGTCCTGTTTAAAATGTCTGTTGGGTGTCCTCATATAAGGGGCGGGATGCCAATTTAGGAGACTAGGATATTAGAGCAAAGCCCATTGTTGGTGTTAAGTTAGCCATCACCAAGCAAAGGGGAGAATTTCCTGCAATGTCAACTTCAGCCAACACAGTGGACCTGTGGTATTTCATCCCCGACACCCACACCCTCCAGCGTGTACTCACAGTCCCTTTCAGTGCATCCACTTCACAAGTGAGAGACTGGACCTACCAGCGATACTCATTTGATTCCTGCTTGGCCTGGCGCAGGGCATCATTGTTCCTATTAGCAGCTTCAGAAAGGTCAGCAAACTGTTGAGAAAACATTGACGGTGGGCATCTCAACCCCAGGGTGGATCGCAGCCCCTTGGTCCCAAGAGGACAGAGGACCAGTCAGCTGTCAACTGGAAAGCTGGATCACCAACGAATTCCTTATTCCACTCTCCTCCAGTCACCAGTGTCATCTCCCGTAGCATACAGCGCGGTCCTGAGAAACCCATCTAGGGAAATAGGTGAGTCCTGTGCATGACACGGATACTTCCAGAAGGAGCCCCTACCCCCTGACTGCCGGTTTGATGAAGTgagtgtatgcatgcatgcaccGTACCCCCAATCCCTGCACCCCCTCTCCAGGCGGTGACCTGTGCCAACTGCTTGGTTTAATCCCCAGAGAGCTGGTTTAGGGACTAAGTTTAGGGTACCGCCCTCAGGGACACCTTCCCCTAGAGTCACACCTCGGATTTGTACCATTCTTCAGCTTCATGGACGTTCTTTGCAGCCACATCTTGGTACCGCTGGCGAACATCATGCAGGGCAGCAGTGTGATCAGGCTTAGCCACATCCACATCGATTTGGATGTGCTGTTCCTGAATCCgggcctgcagctcctggatttcCTGGTGAAGAATAAGTAGAGAATATCCAGTTCCTGCTGGCTTCCCTGATTAGA
This window contains:
- the LOC119923083 gene encoding vimentin-like, which codes for MLCMDVDNASLARLDLKRKVKSFQEEIVFLKKLHNGEIQELQARIQEQHIQIDVDVAKPDHTAALHDVRQRYQDVAAKNVHEAEEWYKSESESLERQMHEMEENFSVEAANYQDTIGRLRDEIQSMKEEMACHLHEYQDLLNVKMVLDIEIATYRKLLEGEESRIAPLVPSFSSLNLRETNIDSHPLVDTHPKRTLLIKTVETRDGQTVVHTLRGPSPQLVVHRSSTKHPNTMMIYSENLHRCPVQQHLTSKQKNLTKS